Within Bremerella sp. JC817, the genomic segment GCCGCTATTCACGTCGGTATCGGTCGACGAGTGATTGTTCGAGCCCGAGATCGCCACGTAAGAAGGCTCGATCTGCTCGGTCGCTCCGGCGCTGTTCGATTCGGTCCAGAACAGTTCCATCGGTGACGAAGGACAAACCATGTAAGGAGGCGCGATTCGATTCAGGACGTCCTTATTGTTGAGCGAAGCGGTGTCGCCACCACCCATCCAGAACCCACCCTGGTTCACCAGCAAGCGATCGTACAGATTGCCTTGTTCGCAGAACGGCAGGATGTGAACCCACCAGTTGGCGCTGTGACTTCCCTTGGCCGCCTGAGGTGGCAGCACGTTATGGGTGTCGTGATAGTTGTGCAGGGACAAACCGACCTGCTTCATGTTGTTCGAGCAACTCATACGTCGAGCTGCTTCGCGAGCCTGTTGGACAGCGGGCAACAGCAGTGCGATCAACACACCGATGATGGCAATGACCACCAGCAACTCGACGAGCGTAAAGCCACGAGACTTTTTCATGGGGGTGCACTTTCCTAGGTAGGACGGAGGGGGGAAATCGAAACGGAATGAATACGGGGGTTCGCACCAGGCACGTAGAAGCGCATGAATCCCGATCAACAAGATTCGACGCTTCGGCCTGGCTTGAAATTGGGTAGGTAAGAAATGCCAGCGCGTCCGGAAGGTGGGTGATGGAGGTTGGGCGCGTTAGATTTTCTATCTCTGTTCTGGCAAAATTCTAGTGACCCCGCTTCTGGGACTCAATAGAAACACCAACTCCACTAAGAGAACTTACGGGTTAGAACGCGAATATAATTCGATTTTTGAACCTATTTTTTATAACACTCCACCAGCTTAACCACTTTGGGGGGAGGCGAACCATAGCCCGGCCGCGGTAAGCACCGCAGTCTTCCTAAGTCTCGTCTTCTGCGACCACCACCAGGCGGTCTTCTGGCCCGAGCGTCCAGCGGGTGTTCTTCTCTGGGATTAACTTCACCCCGAAGTTCTGCTGCATGTCGGTCTCCATTGCCTGGATTTTGACACCGATACAGACTTCGTTGCGCTGCTGTGCGATCGCCATCATATCGGCGAACGAGACCTCGATCGGGAACGAGGTGAAGTAAAGCCGAGCCGGCTTCAGGTAGATCTCGGAACCATCTTCGGAGAACAAGTCATCGTAGACCGCTTTGATACTCGCTTCTTCGCTGATCTGGGCGAGGATTGTACTGACAAACCGATTGGAAATGATGAAGTCGTGCACGCCGGCCCGGGCCACCAGTTCCTGGTTATCAGAGTCCATCACCTCGGTGATGATTTTGGTCTTGGTGATGTCGATGTCGGGCCCGGCTTCTGAAAAGATTCGCCGGAGCAGGATCAGAATGACAATTGTTTCCGAATCGGACGTCTCGGAATCCGCTTCCTGATCGCCAGAGCTGAGGATAATGATATTGTCGTAGTGAAACGGCTGCAGCGCTGTCAGCGATGGAATATCGGTCGGGTTCGACTCGATCAACTGAATCGTCAGGTTCTCGAGCGATTCGTTCAACTGAGCGATCGTCTGCCGAACGTAATCGGTTGGCTCACGCAGCATGATGTCGATCTGCGAGCCGGCTTGGACATAGTCGGCATACTCGCGGACGATCATCGGAACCTTCTCGTTCCAACCGATGAGAAGCTCGCGTTCGATCGATGGCTCGCTCTTGCGTCCCTCGGCCAGCGGTAATGTTTGCGGTACCGCGACCGGCTCGGATCGAAATTCGATCGTCGAATCATCCTCGGCCAGAATCAGAATGTCGTCATCCTTCTGCAGCGTCAGGCTGCTTTCAGGATTGATCACCACGGTTCCATCCACATGCCGCAAGCCAATCGGGACGCCATCAGGAAAGTGATAGATCGCCTTGCCGAACGCGATTCCGCTCCAATCGGCCTGGTGAAAGTAAAGTTCACATCCGTCAAACGACAGCACCTCGGCATACACCACGCTTAGACCGAGGGAACGACTGGTTTGCACCAACAGCTTCGCCAAGATCTCTTGCCCGTCTATCGCAGTCACTTCCGGCGAGATTTCCTCGGCAATCTCGCGGCTGCGTTGTTGGAAAAGTTCGACGACGATGTTGAGCTCAGTACCCTCTTCCTTCGAGGCAACCACTCCGAGAATCGTCTTTATCGTGCGGATATCGCTGGCTGCTTTCTCCGCTTCGTTGGCCGACTCGCCGCACGATGCCAGGATGACGACGCTTTTGCTCGTCGGTAGCGAAACGATTTCCAGGTTATGCTTGGCGGAAGGCTTCCCCGAACGGGTTACGATGCGAGTCGTTTGCCTTTCCGGCACATTGACCTTCAAATAGTCGTCCATCTCTTCCTTGGGAAGATCGGCGAGAATCACCACGCAGGCATCGTCTTCACTTTCGTTGGCAATGATCAACTCGCGAAGGATCTCTGGTACGCGATGATTCCAGCCCAGGATCAACGTATGATCCGACTCGATCACGCGTGAGAACCCTTTCCGCAGCTCGGACAATTTTTGATCGAGAGCGGTCGTGATGAACGCGATCAGCATCGACAAGATGATCACCCCAGCCAGGCCGGCCAGCACGCCAGAGACCTTAAATAGCGGCGAAGCGAACTTGTCCTGGTTCATGTTCCCAGGGTCGGTCAGTTCCAAAAAGATGATGTAGGACTGCCCCAAAAACGAATCGTGCGTTTCGTGCGAGACCCCCTTCGGATGCATCAACATGCTCACGCCGCGCAGGCCAGCCAGCAGCCCGAACAGCACCAGAAACACCACCACCAGGCTGAAGAAGATCGATCGCCCTCCTTTGGAGATGAACGTATCGAACTTGTACCTCAGGCGTTCACGCAAAGTGGGTGTAGGCACGGCGATTCCTCACAAGAGCAAGACGTTTCAGCTGGTGCGGCAACGAGGTTGCGAGACAAGATCGACGCGCGAAAGATGCCTTTCCGCGATCCGCTCGACTGGCAGTCTTATAACCGACTGCTGAT encodes:
- a CDS encoding DUF1559 domain-containing protein — its product is MKKSRGFTLVELLVVIAIIGVLIALLLPAVQQAREAARRMSCSNNMKQVGLSLHNYHDTHNVLPPQAAKGSHSANWWVHILPFCEQGNLYDRLLVNQGGFWMGGGDTASLNNKDVLNRIAPPYMVCPSSPMELFWTESNSAGATEQIEPSYVAISGSNNHSSTDTDVNSGNSPISAGGMIIRIRALNMSACTDGTSNTIIVAEQGDYVVDSSGTKYDIRASWQDGGWHGTSPMQEVKGAGSVTGAAYRCWNETTVIRGLGTRTYDAATMGNEKCNSPLISAHPGGVMALGLDGHVNFLAETLDVQTWKNLVDRDDGNVLTIP